The stretch of DNA TTCCGTCTAGAGTCATCAATCCTCGTTTGTTGTATTTTGAAACAAAGACAAAACTACCCTCTACTTTAAACCCATCATATTTGCAAGGAATAATTGTTTTTCCATCTAAAGTCATCAATCCACGTTTACTGCCTTTTAGAACAAAGACAAAACTTCCTTCTATTTCAAACCTATCATATTCACAAGGAATAATTGTTTTTCCATCTAGAGTCATCAATCCTCGTTTATTGCCTTTTAGGACAAAGACAAAACTTCCTTCTATTTCAAACCTATCATATTCGCAAGGAATAATTGTTTTTCCATCTAGAGTCATCAAACCATGCTTATTGTTTTTTGTGACAAATACAAAATTCCCTTCTATTTTAAATTCGTCATAACCTTTAGACAAATCAACTTTTTTGTCTTGACTTTTTAATACTGTTTTCTTTTCTTTTTTAGGGCTTTTAGATTGTGCTTCGGTGCTAAATATATTAACACATATAAAAGTTAAAATTAAAATTGAAGTAGATAGGATTGAAATTTTTTTCATTGCATTAGTTTTAAAATTAAAAAGGTCTTTTAGATACCATAAAATAGTATAGTTTTTCAATTTTGAATTTTGATTTGAAATTTCAAAAAAATCAACTTCTAAAGATTTAGAAATAATTTTAATAGTAGAACTTCTCGGTTTTACAGCACCAGATTCAATTCTCTGAATTGTGCGTACAGTTACATTACACTTTTCTGCAACTTCTACTTGTGTTAAGCCTCTAGCCTTTCTTACTTTAATTAATTCTTTTCCAAAATCAAGCTTATCCATTCAAATTGAAATTTTAAGTAAAACTATCTTCAATCATAAAACTTTCCAAAAATCAGTAGTGTTTTATAGACGACATTTGTACGACATTTGGTTTTAAGCATCAAATTTATATGCAAATGAGTATTCTAATTACAGCTAACCATTGAGGATATAAAACCCTTTTAATACTGAAATAAGTTCGGCACAAGTTATTCTACATCTAATGTTGAACGAAATTAGTTGGAAATTTTTATAAAATCAAGTTATTATAAGTACCCTAAAAAAATAGCTCTTGAAATCTCTTCAGCTCCCAAACTTTCCAAATGATTTGTGTATAC from Flavivirga spongiicola encodes:
- a CDS encoding WG repeat-containing protein, with amino-acid sequence MDKLDFGKELIKVRKARGLTQVEVAEKCNVTVRTIQRIESGAVKPRSSTIKIISKSLEVDFFEISNQNSKLKNYTILWYLKDLFNFKTNAMKKISILSTSILILTFICVNIFSTEAQSKSPKKEKKTVLKSQDKKVDLSKGYDEFKIEGNFVFVTKNNKHGLMTLDGKTIIPCEYDRFEIEGSFVFVLKGNKRGLMTLDGKTIIPCEYDRFEIEGSFVFVLKGSKRGLMTLDGKTIIPCKYDGFKVEGSFVFVSKYNKRGLMTLDGKTIIPCEYDRFEIEGSFVFVSKYNKHGLMNLDGKVIVPCEYDTMKIEGSIAIVTINGKTKQIQI